A single region of the Acidobacteriaceae bacterium genome encodes:
- a CDS encoding metallophosphoesterase encodes MSNPFDNKLNRRQFLRQTFAFSALAAASPRLAFAAQAVIGPTTIPQPDPNGQHMFMVGDWGTDKYLDQQTATALAMKQWVDQRHIHPGALFMLGDNWYGDMGVGYISSRWQSQFEQMYPTSHFPGPAYVVLGNHDYERKVSSKVDLQLGYAAHAKGTRWTLPSRWYTFKYPEKDPVVTFICLDTNLPGQKHGAEMFEPWSFDMSKEDRDTQDAWFRQELAKPRTTPFVACVAHHPLYTNGIHKDQKILIHDWDALLRQYKVDFWISGHDHDLQHLEFDGHPTSFVISGGGGAELVDWTTPPARRGPFGGKSIGFSDMEFAKDGIIFRHVNAQGQILHSFRKTPDGKVQIFPV; translated from the coding sequence ATGTCTAACCCGTTTGACAACAAATTGAACCGCCGCCAATTCCTACGCCAGACTTTCGCCTTCTCGGCCCTGGCGGCAGCCTCTCCACGCCTCGCTTTTGCGGCCCAGGCGGTCATTGGGCCCACCACGATTCCGCAGCCCGATCCCAACGGCCAGCACATGTTTATGGTCGGCGACTGGGGCACCGACAAGTACCTGGACCAGCAGACGGCAACGGCTCTGGCCATGAAGCAGTGGGTCGATCAGCGGCACATCCACCCCGGCGCGCTCTTCATGCTGGGCGACAACTGGTACGGCGACATGGGAGTCGGCTACATCTCGTCGCGCTGGCAGAGCCAGTTTGAACAGATGTACCCCACCTCTCACTTCCCCGGGCCGGCCTACGTTGTGCTCGGCAATCATGACTACGAGCGCAAGGTCTCAAGCAAGGTCGACCTGCAGCTCGGCTACGCCGCTCACGCTAAGGGCACTCGGTGGACGCTGCCCTCGCGCTGGTACACCTTCAAGTACCCCGAGAAAGACCCGGTCGTAACCTTTATCTGCCTCGACACCAACCTCCCGGGCCAGAAGCACGGTGCCGAGATGTTCGAGCCGTGGAGTTTTGACATGAGCAAGGAGGACCGCGACACCCAGGATGCATGGTTCCGGCAGGAGCTCGCCAAGCCCCGCACGACACCGTTTGTCGCCTGCGTCGCGCATCACCCGCTCTACACCAACGGCATCCACAAGGACCAGAAGATCCTGATCCACGACTGGGACGCGCTCCTCCGCCAGTACAAGGTCGACTTCTGGATCAGCGGCCACGATCACGACCTCCAGCACCTGGAGTTCGACGGCCACCCGACCAGCTTCGTCATCTCCGGCGGCGGCGGAGCCGAGCTGGTCGACTGGACCACCCCGCCCGCGAGACGTGGCCCCTTCGGCGGCAAGAGCATAGGCTTCAGCGATATGGAGTTCGCCAAGGACGGCATCATCTTCCGCCACGTGAACGCCCAGGGCCAGATCCTCCACTCCTTCCGCAAAACCCCGGACGGGAAGGTACAGATCTTCCCGGTCTGA